Within Hemiscyllium ocellatum isolate sHemOce1 chromosome 40 unlocalized genomic scaffold, sHemOce1.pat.X.cur. SUPER_40_unloc_4, whole genome shotgun sequence, the genomic segment ctccccccccctccttaATCCAGTGAGGGATGGACGCCAGAGGGAAACTTTTACCCGGACAGTAggcctcaccctcaccttgagcTTTCTAAAGTGTTTCTGGCCAATGTTTCTCCACAGGAAACAGGAAGGAACAGCTGGAGGAAAGCACAGGGGTGTGCAGGAATTAAGGGCAAGCACTCCCTGTGACCGACTGACAGGAGAAACACCCTCTTCAGCGATCTCAGGCCTACTCAGCGATCTCAGGCCACTCAGCAATCTCAGGCCTCCTCAGTGATCTCGGCCTACTCAACGATCTCGGGCCTACTCAGTGATCTCAGGCCTACTCAGTGATCTCAGGCCTACTCAGCGATCTCAGGCCACTCAGCGATCTCAGGCCTACTCAACGATCTCGGGCCTACTCAGAGATCTCGGCCTACTCAACGATCTCAGGCCTACTCAACGATCTTGGGCCTACTCAGCGATCTCAGGCCTACTCAGCAATCTCAGGCCTACTCAGTGATCTCAGGCCTCCTCAGTGATCTCGGCCTACTCAGTTATCTTGGCCTACTAAACGATCTCGGGCCTACTCAGTGATCTCGGCCTACTCAGTGAGCTCAGGCCTACTCAGTGATCTCGGTCTACTCAGCGATATCGGGCCTACTCAGTGAGCTCGGCCTACTCAACGATCTCGGGCCTACTCAGCGATCTCGGCCTACTCAACGATCTCAGGCCTACTCAGCGATCTCGGCCTACTCAACGATCTCGGGCCTACTCAGTGATCTAGGCCTACTCAACGATCTCAGGCCTACTCAGTGATCTCGGCCTACTCAACGATCTCGGGCCTACTCTGTGATCTCAGCCTACTCAACGATCTCAGAGCTACTCAGTGATCTTGGCCTACTCAGCAATCTCGGCTTACCCAGCGAGCTCAGGCCTACTCAGCGATCTTGGCCTACTCAGCGATCTCAGACCTGCCATGAACTCCTCAGCAGGCTTTCGCCTCTCGCTAGGCCCTGAGGCCTATCAGGACTACGAGGCCTGCCCACTTGTACTGCGGGAGCAGGCCGGAGGTTTCGGGCCCACACGGGAGCCCGAGCGCGTCCCTGCTGGGGGCAGAGTGACGAGGAAAAGCCCCAAAGTGGCAGGAGTGACAGTCCAGCTGGAGATGAAAGGTCTCTGGGACGAGTTCAACCAACTCGGGACTGAGATGATTGTCACAAAAGCAGGAAGGTAGgtctggggttgggggaaggtgggGTGCCGTGGGCTGGGATTCAGCAACAGGAGGGGGCacattcagccccttccccagcctgtcccacagaacatggggccattcagccccttctccagtcTGTCTCACAGAACacggggccattcagccccttctccagtcTGTCTCACAGTAACAGGAGGAGGCCCATTCGGTGGGTGggaggccaagtgctggcaaatgggactggattaggttgggacacctggtcagcatggacgggttgggccgaagggcctgtttccgtgctgtacacctctatgagtGTTCAGAATAGTCCCCAGAGTCCAGTATTCACGACTGAGGCCCAGTTATTCCCACCTCTGGGTCACGGATCGGCCGGTTGGGGCGTCAATCCATTCCCTCTACAGCCCGAAATGTTCGGGGAAGACATTACCTCGGTTACAGAGTGACTCACAACGTTACAGAAAACATGCAACGGTTCGGAACCCAGAAACCGACCCAAAAGGGGTCCCAGAGATCACTAAAACCTACATTTATATAAGTGCCACAGTTTTCTGTCTCCATCTATTTCCTCCCACAGAGCGTCTCCTTTGAGAAGGTTGGAGGGAGTGAGCGGCcatcttgacccgctgcagcccatgtgctgtgggcagacccacaatgcccctgagggagggaattccgggattcTGACCCTGAAGGGAACGGCGATATGTTTCCGAGTCGGGATGGGGAGTgtctcggaggggaacttgcagggagggggggtggtgttcccatgtacctgctgcccccttgtccttctggatgggagGGGGCTGTGGGTTTgggggaaggtgctgcctgagggtctttggggagtttctgcagtgccCCTTGTAGATGGTCCccccctgctgctactgagcgtcggtggggggagggagggagggggtgtttgtgggtgggGGGCCAATCCAgcgggtggggggtgagggggggctgctttgtccctggatggggtggagcttctcgagtgttgttggagctgcccccacccaggggcagagtggggagtattcccttcCCCCCTCCTGACCCCgtgtagatggtgggacaggcttcggGGGTGGgagggtcaggaggggagttgAAAGGATGGTGGAAAGAGAGGAACGAAACTGGGAAGAGGCAACGGGCAGGAATCTGGAGATGGAATGGGGGCAGAAGAATGGGGCCGGTTTGTGCTACGACACTTGGGGAGGGGAGGTCGGTgttcctgcctggcacactcaCACGCGAACGTCATCCTGATCCCCAGGAGAATGTTCCCCACTTATCAAGTCAAAATCATCGGAATGGACCCGACAGCTGATTACGTACTCCTCATGGACTTCACCGCTGTGGACGACAAGCGATACAGGTGGGTGCGTGCTGGGAAAATGGACAGGTCAGTCAGGGtatagatatctccctgagagagagaggggactgagagacaccagtcagtgtacagatatctccctgagagagagaggggactgagagacaccggtcagtgtacagatatctccctgagagagagaggggactgagagacaccagtcagggTACAGACAGCtccctgagagagacagagggactgagagacaccagtcagtgtacagatatctccctgagagagaggactgagagacaccagtcagtgtacaggtatctcccagagagagagagaggggactgagagacaccggtcagtgtacagatatctccctgagagagagaggggactgagagacaccagtcagggTACAGACAGCtccctgagagagacagagggactgagagacaccagtcagtgtacagatatctccctgagagagaggactgagagacaccagtcagtgtacaggtatctccctgagagagagaggggactgagagacaccagtcagtgtacaggtatctccctgagagagagaggggactgagagacaccagtcagggtacagatatctccctgagagagagaggggactgagagacaccagtcagggtacagatatctccctgagagagagaggggactgagagacaccggtcagtgtacagatatctccctgagagagagaggggattgagagacaccggtcagtgtacagatatctccctgagagagagaggggactgagagacaccagtcagtgtacagatacctccctgagagagagaggggactgagagacaccagtcagggtacagatatctccctgagagagagaggggactgagagacaccggtcagtgtacagatatctccctgagagagagaggggattgagagacaccggtcagtgtacagatatctccctgagagagagaggggattgagagacaccggtcagtgtacagatatctccctgagagagagaggggactgagagacaccagtcagtgtacagatacctccctgagagagagaggggactgagagacaccagtcaatgtacaggtatctccctgagagagagaggggactgagagacaccggtcagtgtacaggtatctccctgagagagagagaggggactgagagacaccagtcagtgtacagatacctccctgagagagagaggggactgagagacaccagtcagtgtacagatatctccctgagagagaaaggggactgagagacaccagtcagtgtacagatatctccctgagagagaggggactgagagacaccagtcagtgtacagatatctccctgagagagagagaggggactgagagacaccagtcagtgtacagatatctccctgagagagagagagaggggactgagagacaccagtcagtgtacaggtatctccctgagagagagaggggactgagagacaccagtcagtgtacagatatctccctgagagagagaggggactgagagacaccagtcagtgtacagatatctccctgagagagagaggggactgagagacaccagtcagtgtacagatatctccctgagagagagagagagagaggggggactgagagacaccagtcagtgtacagatatctccctgagagagagagagaggactgagagacaccagtcagtgtacagatatctccctgagagagagagagaggggactgagagacaccagtcagtgtacagatatctccctgagagagaggactgagagacaccagtcagtgtacaggtatctccctgagagagagagagagaggggactgagagacaccagtcagtgtacagatatctccctgagagaccccagtcagtgtacaggtatctccctgagagacCCCAGTCAGTGTATATCTGACTCTCtgaccctgtctctctgtctccttgtTCCTGCCCAGGTATGCCTTCCACAGTTCCTCCTGGCTGGTTGCTGGGAAAGCTGACCCCAGCACCCCCGGAAGGATGCATTTCCACCCGGACTCTCCCGCCAAGGGGGCCCAGTGGATGAAGCAGATGGTCTCCTTTGACAAACTGAAACTGACCAATAACCTGCTGGATTCTCACGGCCATGTCAGTGTTAGTCTGGGTCACCGCCCCTGACCCTTccccatgtctgtctgtctgtctgtctgagagtctgtctgtctgtatatgtgtgtgtctgtctgtgtttctgtgtgtgtgtgtgtgtgtgtgtgtgtgtgtgtctgtctgtctgtgtttctgtgtgtgtgtgtgtgtgtgtgtctgtgtgtgtgtgtgtgtgtgtgtgtgtgtgtgtgtgtgcctgtcagTGTGTCTGAGTGTCTGCCTTTCTGGTTGAGTGTCTAtctgagtgagagtctgtgtgtgagagagtctgtctGTCTGAGCGTCTGAGAgtttgtttgtctgtctctctgtcttacATTGACGATTTATggcttgctgtctctctccatctctctgtctctctctctcgtccatttctctcactgtccatatttctgactttgcgtctcgctctctctctctccccctaacTGTTGCTCTCtctatcatctctctctctctctctctctctgtctgcctgcctCCCTCTTGcctcaccctctctgtctctcgctcagCTCCAGTTCTGACTgaacctgtgtgtgtctctctctctcactcactccccacccccattccccccacaccccacGCCTCTCCAGATCATTCTGAACTCCATGCACCGCTACCAGCCCCGGTTCCACGTTGTGTACGTTGACCCTCGCAAAGACGGGGTCAGCCGCGCCTCGGAGAACTTCAAAACCTTCCTGTTCGCTGAGACTCAATTTACCGCCGTCACGGCCTACCAGAACCACAGGGTAAGGGTGCAGCAGTCGGCCATTTTGGGACTAGGCCGCAGGGGCAGCCTGCTTCCCTCGGAGTGTGGAAgtctccctctgccccctcccctcacccccccccccgcagagagcaagagagaggagtCGAGGGATTGTCGGACTCTGAGGGGATCAAGGGAAacggagggaggaggaggggggcggagcagacttgaggtCAACGGTGGTCCCCGATCGCACCAAACGGGTGGGACAGGccgatggcctcctcctgctcccgtTCAGCGCATCCTTCGTGACGAGGTGGGGGgcaggtggtgggggtggtgtccCTTCGGCCCGTCTGGTCTGTGCTGGTCAGCTGCATTGTTAGAAGGGGGAGAcgttcccccaccccctccctcgcagAGCAGGAGAGAGGCCCGGTTTCAGGAAGGAGAGAGCGTGAGGGAAGATCCCAGAGTCcgatggccaccccaccccctttcccACACTGTCAGGGGGATGTAGAGGGAGccctacactgtatctaacctccccgtgctgtccctgtccctgggagggctGGATGCTGACACTGGGTATACagtgggaggggggacacactgtCAGGGGGATGTAGAGGGAGccctacactgtatctaaccccgtgctgtccctgtccctgggagcgcTGGATGCTGACACTGGGTATAaagtgggaggggggacacactgtCAGGGGGATGTAGAGGGAGCCCTACACTCCGTTCTGATGGCCATGTGTTTGTGAATGTTTTTCAGATTACCCAGTTGAAGATTGCCAGCAATCCGTTTGCGAAAGGATTCCGGGACGGAGACACGGATGATTGGTGAGGCACCGCCCCTTCCTCCCCGGTCAGTCTGGTCCTATCGGGTGGTCGGAGCAATCCTGACCTGGGCAGGGGGCTTcgtccccctccccacccccccagagACAGCTATTCCCTGGCTCTGGGAGTTGAGCATTAGGTGTTTATCAGGAGCTGGCTGTACTCAGCTCGGTCTGTGGATGGGAGCAGGGAAGGAAGGGACCCACTGGACTGGTCTGTTGTGAGTGCGAggcttttctgtgtgtgtgtgagtgtgtgtttgtgagtgtgaatgtatttgtaagtgtgtttgtgagtgtgtttgtaagtgtgtgtttgtgaatgtgagtgtatttgtgtgtgtgtgtgagtgtgtttgtaagTGTTcatgagtgtgtgtatttgtaagtgtgtgtgagtgtgagtgtatttgggtgtgtttgtgagtgagtgtatttgtaagtgtgtgtgtttgtgagtgtgtttgtaagtgttcgtgagtgtgtgtatgtgagtgagtgtgagtgtgtttgtaagtgtgtgtgagtgagtgtatttgtgagtgtgtgtgtgagtttatttatgtgtgtttgtgagtgagtgtatttgtaagtgtgtgtttgtgagtgtgtttgtaaGTGTTcgtgagtgtgtgtatttgagtgtgtgtgtgtgtgtttgtaaatgtgtgtgagtgtgagtgtatgtgtgtgtgtttgtgagtgtgagtgtatttgtaagtgtgtgtgtgagtttatttgtgtgtgttttgtaagtgtgtgtgagtgtgagtttattTGTTTGTGAGTGcatttatatatgtgtgtgagtgtatttgtaagtgtgtttgtgagtgtatttgtaagtgtgtgtgtttgtgaatgtgaatgtatttgtgtgtgtttgtgagtgtatttataagtgtgtgtgtgagtttatttgtatgtgtgtgcgtgtgtctgtgtggaactAAGTTCAGCAACAGCATATGAGAAGCACTAGGCCGGGATTGGAGCCTGAGGCTTTCCTGCTTGATGTAGGATCAGGTTAACTCAGCACTAGGCCTGAGTCAGGTCCTGAGCCTTTCTTGCTTGGTGTAGGATCAGGTTAACCCAGCACTAGGCCGGGATTGGAGCCTGATGCTTTCCTGCTTGGTGTGGGATCAGGTTAACTTAGCACTAGGCCTGGGTTGGAGCCTGAGGCTCTCCTGCTTGGTGTGGGATAATGTTAACCCAGCACTAGGCCGGGATTGGAGCCTGAGGCTCTCCTGCTTGCTGTGGGATAATGTTAACCCAGCACTAGGCCGGGATTGGAGCTTGAGGCTTTCCTACTTGGTGTGAGATCAGGTTAACTTAGCACTAGGCCTGAGTCAGAGCCTGAGGCTCTCCTGCTTGGTGTGGGATCAGGTTAACTTAACACTAGGCCTGGGTTGGAGCCTGAGGCTTTCCTGGTTGGTGTGGGATCAGGTTAACTCAACACTAGGCCTGAGTCAGAGCCTGAGGCATTCCTGCTTGGTGTGGGATCAGGTTAACTTAGCACTAGGCCTGAGTCAGAGCCTGAGGCATTCCTGCTTGGTGTGGGATCAGGTTAACTCAGCACTAGGCCTGAGTCAGAGCCTGGGCCTCTCCCTTTTGTTTAATGCCCCACGTCTTTGTTCTGAGTTTGAGGACAGAGTGTGAGACAAGTGAAAAACCACATCACGTGAAGATAAACGTTGAGACAGACAGCCTAGAAGGATGGGCCTTTCCAATGTCCCTCCATATCACAGTAAAATAACCACCGCGCCCCCCCAAAAAAACATAAATCCCTTAAAATTGATCGCTGTGGTTCGTTTTGAAAAACTAGTCCCTAGATCTTTACAAATAATCAATTTGAAACACTGGGTTTGCATCTTATATTAAAGATTGAGTGAATATATTACCAATACAGTAACAATAAAGTAATTTAACTACTATCTCTAATTTAAGCCCCAACGTTACTGGttttcagctccatttacctTCAAGAAAAGTGAGAGGCAAACACAGAGTAAGAGAAAATAATAAAAATCACCAGCCGACTTATTGAAGCAGGTGGATCTGTGCCATGGGGATATGGTGACGGTCTCTGAAGATGTCACTCAGGGTCAGATAAAGGCGGCAATATTTCAAACCTAACTTCCCATTACCCGAGCGTCCAAGAGCACCTCACGGGAAGTTGGGCGGGGGCTTTCACACCTTTGTGATGCACCACCGACAGCCAAACCCCTTATCCCAGTCCATAAACCTGATTCAAGCTCTGACTGTCTCCTCCCAGTTACCATCCACCATTGACTTGAGCATTCAGActcttccagacttgctggagCCAATTGACTGGTGCTGGACTAATGGTAAGGACTCTTCCAGACTTGCTGAAACCAATTGACtggtgctgggctaatggtagggactcttccagacttgctggaaccaattgACTGGTGCTGGATTAATGGTAAGGACTCTTCCAGACTTGCTGAAACCAATTGACtggtgctgggctaatggtagggaCTCTTCCAGACTTGCTGAAACCAATTGACtggtgctgggctaatggtaaggacTCTTCTAGACTTGCTGAAACCAATTGACtggtgctgggctaatggtagggactcttccagacttgctggaaccaattgACTGGTGCTGGATTAATGGTAAGGACTCTTCCAGACTTGCTGAAACCAATTGACtggtgctgggctaatggtagggactcttccagacttgctggaaccaattgACTGGTGCTGGATTAATGGTAAGGACTCTTCCAGACTTGCTGAAACCAATTGACtggtgctgggctaatggtaaggacTCTTCTAGACTTGCTGAAACCAATTGACtggtgctgggctaatggtagggactcttccagacttgctggaaccaagTGACcggtgctgggctaatggtaaggactcttccagacttgctggaaccaagTGACcggtgctgggctaatggtaaggttcttgtctgtgtagatgagcagagagatctcggcgtCCATAGACAtaatccctgaaaattgccacccaggttgatagggttgttaagaaggcaaacggtgtgttagcttttattgggagagggattgagttttggatccacgaggtcacgttgcggctgtacaaaactctggtgcggccacacttggggtattgtgtacagttctggtcacattataggaaggatgtgggagctttggaaagggtgcagaggagatttcccgggatgttgcctggtatggagggaaggtcttacgaggaaaggctgagggacttgagactgttttcgttagagagaaggttgagaggtgacttaatcgagacatataagataatcagagggttagatagggtggacagggagagcctctttcctcagatggtgatggctagcacgaggggacacagctttaaactgagggatgatagatacaggacagatgttagaggtaggttctttactcagagagtaggagggggtGTGGATCGCATTGCCcgcaacaggagtagacttgccagctttaagggcattggataagcacagggacaagaatgaaatagtgtaggttagatgggcttcagattggatccacaggtcggtacaacattgaggggccaaagggcctgtaccgcgctggaatgttctatattctatgaactCACTTGGAGCCAACTCCTGCCCTTTCTGTTTAGAACAGAACACTCTACCCCAGTGACAAAGCCTTGATAGAAACCTTTGATCAgatcccaaaattggaggtgtagtggacagcgaagagggttccctcagattacaacaggatctggaccagatgggccaatgggctgagaagtggcagatggagtttaattcagataaatgcgaggtgctgcatttttggaaagcaaatcttagcaggacttatacacttaatggtaaggtcctggggagtgttgctgaacaaagagaccttggagagcaggttcatagctccttgaaagtggagtcgcaggtagataggatagtgaaggcagcgtttggtatgctttcctttattggtcagagtattgagtacaggagttgggaggtcatgttgcggttgtacaggacattggttaggcccctgttggaatattgggtgcaattctggtctccttcctatcggaaagatgttgtgaaacttgaaagggatcagaaaagatttacaaggatgttgccagggttggagggtctgagctacagggaggggctgaacaggctggggctgttttccctggagcgtcggaggctgaggggtgaccttatagaggtttataaaatcatgagggacatggataggataaataggcaaagtcttttccctggggtgggggagtccagaactagaggggcataggtttagggtgagaggggaaagatataaaagggacctaaggagcaacgttttcccccagagggtggtacatgtatggaatgagctgccagaggatgtggtggaggctgctacaacatttaagaggcatttggatggggatatggataggaagggtttggagggtgagtgctggcaggtgggactagattgagttgggatatctgggtcagcatggacgggttgggccgaagggtctgtttccctgctgcacatctctataacCGACCTGCGTAAAAATTCCAGTTAACCGACTCACGAAAAAATAGCAGCTTGTTTTGTCCTTCGCTTTCCGACACAACCTCTTCCCACCGGTCCCAAACTCACCTTCAGCTCACTGCCCACAGTTCAGAGCCGCAAAGCCGAAACGTGGACAGGTTTGGCAGAACTCAGCAACTTTTgtccccggagcgtcggaggctgagggggtgaccttacagaggtttgcaaAACCGCGCGGGGCGCGGAGAGGGTGAACGGAACAGGCcttatccctggggtgggggagcgttTCGAAACCAGGGGGCATATCTTGAAGGAGAGGGGGACGAAAGTTTGAAAGTGGGGGTCGG encodes:
- the LOC132808839 gene encoding T-box transcription factor TBX1-like, which produces LQGCCRAVHLSDSTITRPQGVDTQSGLSDGDTIDCQGAVSYSVILAYSAISAYPASSGLLSDLGLLSDLRPAMNSSAGFRLSLGPEAYQDYEACPLVLREQAGGFGPTREPERVPAGGRVTRKSPKVAGVTVQLEMKGLWDEFNQLGTEMIVTKAGRRMFPTYQVKIIGMDPTADYVLLMDFTAVDDKRYRYAFHSSSWLVAGKADPSTPGRMHFHPDSPAKGAQWMKQMVSFDKLKLTNNLLDSHGHIILNSMHRYQPRFHVVYVDPRKDGVSRASENFKTFLFAETQFTAVTAYQNHRITQLKIASNPFAKGFRDGDTDDWARNVRPGSLPTLGLITRSKQPPSAPLHRREGSQSGSHIPRELTARRLGAAQAQTRSFALPLGSFSHSTPRLDQHGQSSSLLPYSLSAYSTDPDPGPFPEHSAPGVVLANPYGAGCYGYSP